The Diospyros lotus cultivar Yz01 chromosome 15, ASM1463336v1, whole genome shotgun sequence genome has a window encoding:
- the LOC127791609 gene encoding uncharacterized protein LOC127791609 — protein sequence MNSRPQILIQQHRDVQIPTRQEQPRLSQEVQNIKALSKLRREIYNPSPKAKTIARRLNLYYRGNSTNGLGQTEPEEDDGKRCAICLEDFEPREPVMLTPCNHMFHEDCIVPWLKSQARCPVCRAAISEQTREHRAAQVPPAVGLNDQEIFAIISAMEQGFEWG from the coding sequence ATGAACTCCAGGCCTCAAATATTGATCCAGCAGCACAGAGACGTGCAAATTCCTACACGTCAGGAGCAGCCAAGGTTGAGCCAAGAAGTGCAAAACATTAAAGCCCTGAGCAAGCTGAGGAGAGAAATCTACAATCCCAGTCCTAAGGCAAAGACCATAGCAAGGAGACTCAACCTTTACTACAGAGGCAATTCAACTAATGGTTTGGGCCAGACTGAACCAGAGGAAGACGATGGCAAGAGGTGCGCCATCTGCTTAGAGGATTTCGAGCCCAGGGAGCCAGTGATGCTCACTCCCTGCAATCATATGTTTCATGAAGACTGTATTGTTCCTTGGCTGAAGAGCCAAGCTCGATGCCCGGTTTGCCGGGCTGCAATATCCGAGCAAACGAGGGAGCATCGGGCTGCACAGGTACCGCCTGCTGTTGGTTTAAATGATCAAGAGATTTTCGCAATTATAAGTGCCATGGAGCAAGGTTTCGAGTGGGGATGA